The Hydra vulgaris chromosome 11, alternate assembly HydraT2T_AEP genome contains a region encoding:
- the LOC100207247 gene encoding basic proline-rich protein, giving the protein MAMRLVLACLVLGVAATQAKTLHEMLKRDANPCGSYCPSVCAPACAPVCCYPPPPPPPPPPPPPPPPPPPPPPPAPLPGNPGPPGRPGPPGAPGPAGPPGLPGPPGPPGAPGQGGLPGQPAPPPPPCPPVCVAQCVPTCPQYCCPAKRK; this is encoded by the exons ATGGCTATGCGACTTGTCTTGGCATGCCTCGTTTTGGGGGTGGCTGCTACTCAGGCCAAAACTTTACacg AAATGTTGAAACGTGATGCCAATCCATGCGGTAGTTATTGCCCATCTGTATGTGCTCCTGCTTGTGCACCAGTTTGTTGTTATCCACCACCTCCTCCACCCCCAcccccaccaccaccaccaccaccaccacctccaccaccaccaccaccagcACCACTTCCAGGTAATCCAGGACCTCCAGGACGACCAGGACCACCAGGAGCACCAGGACCAGCTGGACCACCAGGACTTCCAGGACCTCCAGGACCACCAGGAGCACCAGGACAAGGAGGACTTCCAGGACAACCtgcaccaccaccaccaccctGCCCACCAGTTTGCGTTGCTCAATGTGTTCCAACATGCCCACAATATTGTTGTCCCGCAAAGAGAAAGTAA